The following is a genomic window from Caproiciproducens sp. CPB-2.
GGGTTCAGGCCGCGGATAAAATCGCACATTTTTTCCGCGGCCTGAAGGGAAATACCAAGCCGGTTCGCAATAACCTGTATTTTATTTTCGCTCAGAAGCCCGAGATATTTTTCAATGATTTCTTTGACCATCGCCGCGTCGCATTCCGTACACCGTCCCAGTTGAAGCAGCAGGCATTCCGTTATATTTGCGGCGCCGACCCCCGGCGGCTGCATCGTCTGAATGATTTTTACAGCTTCCTTTATTTTTTCGACGGGCAGCCCAAAGTGCCGGGAAAGCTCTTCCACGCTGCTGCCGAGATACCCTTTTTCAGTAAGGTCCTGAATGATGTAGCTGCAAATACGCCCGATAGTCCGATCGACTTTCCTTTCTCCAAGCTGGCGCAGAAGACAGTCTGTAAAGGTATCTTCCGCTGAAAGCGTAGCGTACGGATTAAAATTCTCTTGGTCGCCGTAAAAGGGTTGACGGGCGCCGGGGGCGCAGCTGTCCAGAGAAAACATTTTGACAATTTCCAGGGCAGTTTCCGTATCCTGATAGGATTCGCCGTCGTCACCCAGCGCACAGTCGGAAAACATGGGGTCTTCCTGCGAGTCATCGCCGTCATACTCCAGCACCGGATTTTCCATGACGGCTTCTTCCACCCGCTGCTGCAATTCCACAAGGGGCATCTGCAGCAGAGCAAGGGATTCTCTCATTTCCGCCGTCAATTTCAGCTTCTGGCTTTGGCTCTGCCTCTGCGTCTGATTTTTTACGTATAAAAGCTCCACAAAATCACCTTCCGGCCAAAGAGACGGTTCCCCCTTATGTACCGATGCATCGAAGCAGCGTGCTTCTGGTTTCGGCGATCATTCCCGGACTTACGGAAAATTCATCCAGCCCGTATTCCAGCAGCAGGGGGACCGCCCGCTCGTTGGATGCCAGCTCGCCGCACAGGCAGCAGGGAATCCCGGATTGATGCGCGGCGGAAATCGTCATCCGGATCAGGCGCAAAACAGCCGGATGCAGCGGATTGTATAAATCGGAAATACTTTCGTTCATCCTGTCCGCCGCCAGCGTATACTGCGTAAGATCATTGGTCCCGATGCTGAAAAAGTCGACCTGTTTTGCAAATTCCTCCGCAGTCAGCGCGGCGGACGGAATCTCTATCATCATTCCGGTCGGAATGGAAGGACAAAAACGGACGCCCTCCTGCTCCAGCTGTAATTTGCAGGTGTTCAGGGCGCCTTTCGCGCGGCCCAGCTCTTCCATGCAGCTGATCATAGGGAACATGATTTGAATATTGCCGAATGCGGACGCCCTTAAAATTGCCCTGAGCTGTGTCTGAAACAGCCCCGGATTTCGAAGGCAGAGCCGGATTGCCCTCAGTCCGAGAAAAGGATTGCTTTCCTTGTCCATCGGAAGATACGGGAGGCTTTTGTCCCCTCCGATATCAAGCGTGCGGATCGTAAGGGGCCTGCCGTCCAGCAGCTCGGCCGCTTGCCTGTAAATCCGGAACTGCTCTTCCTCGGTGGGCATGGATGTCCTGTTCATGTATAAAAATTCCGTCCGGAAAAGCCCGACGCCTTCCGCGCCGTTTTTCAGCGCGGCCTCAATATCCTTGATTCCCCCGATATTTGCGGCGACCAGAATCTGCCTTCCGTCTCCGGAACGGATTTTTGCTCCAACCGTGCGTTTCCCGTCCTCTTTTTTCTGGCTGAACCGCTTTTCAAGCGCACGGTACTTTTTGATTAATGCGGTATCAGGGCGGACCAGGACTTCTCCCGACACGCCGTCCACAATGACCGTATCGCCGCCGCGGACGTCCGCGAGGATATCCCTGCAGCCGACTACCGCCGGAATATCCAGCGCTTTTGCGAGAATGGCTGTGTGGGAGGTTTCCCCGCCCGTTTCGGTCACCAGTGCCGATACTTTCTCCCTGTCGATCTGCGCGGTGTCCGAGGGCTTCAGATCGTGCGCGAAAAGAACGGTTCCGGCGGGCAGACCCGCAAAATTGATTTCTCCGCTTTGCCCGGTGAGATTGCGCAGAATTCTGGAACCTACGTCTTTAATATCCGCGGCGCGCTCTTTCATATAGCCGTCCTCAAATGCGGAAAAGGTGTCGTACAGAGTCCGGGTCACGTCGGAGAGGGCTTGTTCGGCGGTTACGGATTCCTGTTTTATTCTATGGAAAGCTTCCCCGGTCAACGCGGGGTCGTCTATAAAATTCAGATGGCTTTCGATAATTTCCGCGTTTTTGGCGTCCAGCTTTTCGCGGGCCTTTTTTACAATCTCCTCAATCTGTTTTTTGGACAGTTCCATTGCTTTTGTCAGCCTGTCTGCTTCCGCGGCGGGGTTCTCCGCGGTTTTCTGAAAGCGCAAAGCTGCGTCCGTGTCGATGACATAGGCTTTTCCCACCGCGTAGCCTTTGGAAACTCCAATGCCTTTTTTCATAATGGCCTCCTAATAAGGGATTAGTCTTCTCCGAATTTTGATTGAATCAGTTGAGTCAGCTCCGCGACCGCTTTTTTTTCATCTTTTCCGTCCGCCTGGATCGTAACGATATCATTCATCTTTGCCTGCAGGGCGAGCAGGCTGATCATGGATTTCGCGACTGCCGAGCGGGACCCGTTTTTGATGATGATCTCGGAATCATATCTTCCGGCGGCCGTAACCAGCATGGAGGCCGGACGGGCATGCAATCCGACCTTGTTGGATATCTGTACTGTCTGTGACGTCATAATGGCATCCTCCTTAAAATGTGTTTCACTGATTATTAAGCAATTTTCGTGCCAACAGTGCGGCCGCTTTTCCTATGCCGGTGAAACACAGTTTTCCGCCGCGAAAAAGGAAGCGATATAACAGATTTCGTCGTCGGGAATCAGGACTTTGAATTTTTGCTCCAGCCTGCCGCACGAGGCTTTTATGATCTCAAAAATTTCCCTGTTGTTTTTGATATAAGCATCCCTGTCGGGAAATTCCTCGATGGTGATATTCCCGATCAGACGGTCGATCAGGCACCCGACATGGCACAGCACCCCGATCAGCGAGTCCGTCAGCAGCCGGCGCTGTGTCCGGGACTCTATTTCCTGAATCACTTCCCGGATATCATTGAAAATGTTTTTGCTGTTGAGATTTTTCAGCATATTGGAAAGTGTGCGGCCGATTTCCTCAAACGTGTTTTCCGTATCGATGAGCGACTGGATTTCCGGTACGGCCTTTCTGTCGAAGACATCCGCCAGGTCGAAATGCGGCACCGCGAGGTCAATTGAAAAGCTGCTGACAACACAGAGGATTTTCCCGATACGGCTGATGGAGTCCAGCCGGGAGGAAATGCTTTCTTCTTCCACAAGCTTCAGGGCCACCGTTTCACAAAGGGAATTGTGGTAGTCCAGCTGGCTGTCCAGGATGTTTTTGATGACCTGCGCGCTGCCCTCCCCGGTCGTACAGACGGTAAGGATAAACAGTTTCGGCAATTGCCCCTTATTGGGAGCCAGCGGGTCGGTCTCGCTGAGCAGATCGTTGACGGACAGCGTTTCATGATACACATAGTCCAGCGGATATCCCAAAGCGGCTTTGCGGCCGGCCTCAATCACGTGCAGTGTGCTGACCAGAGGGATGGTTTTTACATGGATGCCGAGCTCGTTTTCCAGCGCCGTGGAAAAATCGGTCAGGGAGCCCATATCCACCAGCAAAAGAAGGTCCGACTTCCGGGGCCTTCCAAGCAGGTATTCTTTCAGGCCGGTATAGACCTTCTGCGGGTTTTCGTCAAGGGAGGCGTCTATTCCCGCCACACAGTCCATCCCAAGCAGCCGGTTCGCCGCGCCCGCCATGGAAGTCGCGGTTGACACGCCGTGCGCGATCACGATCACCTGTATCCGTTCATTCCTTTCCCCGGCCATCGGATGGTCCAGACAGAGAAATACAGCCAGAAAACCGGCTTCATCGATCGGCATGGTGATGTCAAATTCCCGATCGACCAGCTTCAGGCTTTCCAGTGCGACGGTAAATTCCGCATCATGCTCCTTGCGAATCACGTTCAGCTGCGGATTCACAATTCTGCGTCCTCTTTTTACGCGGTTTACGGAGTTGTAAATATGTACTGCCATTCCGTAACGGATATTGTTTCCAAAACTGCGCTCCAGCTTTTCTTCCGCATGAGCCAGAATCCTGTCGACGGTCTGTACAATTTCCGCGCCCACCAGATTGGTGATGCTTGAAAAATCCTGCGGATGACTGGAAAGCTCCGTGTACTTCTCAAAGTAAAGATGAATTTCCTTGTCGATCTGACGGCTGATTTCCTCTTCGTCCGCGCCGATTCCCTTTAGCTCCTGCATCCGGGTATCGATCATTTCATAGATGTTTTCCGCGTCTTCATTATTCCGGAACAAAAGCTCTTTGGAACCGCTGTCAAACACGCAGTAGCGTTTGTTGATTCCAATAAAGCGGTTCCAGATCTGGCGGTGCGTGGTTTCAAGGTACAGCCCTTCCTTGATATAGGAGGGCAGGTCAAAGCTGACAATGCGAAGGTCCTCCTTTTTGCCGGATACAAGGTCGGAATAGGCTTTGGCGCAAATGATCTGAATGTCGTTTCTTAGCTGGCCTACATTATTGGGGCAATGGTAGCTCAGGAGCGACCGCATGGAATTGACGGAAACGGAAATCGGCTTGTTCAGCCTCATGGATTCCTTTCGGAAAAAGCCGCTGATCAGATTCAGCCGCTCTTCCATGCTTCTTTCACTTAAACTCGGGATCTTGATGATCATGGGGATTCTGCGTACAAAGGTCTTCAGCAGGGTGGAATCCGGGTCCTCTGTAGTGGCGCAGAGGAGCAGAACCTTCGCCCTCCTTTCCAGGTCCGCCTCTCCCAGACGGCGGTAGACACCGCGGTCGATGAAGGTGAACAGCATTTCCTGTCCCTGCGGGGGCAGACGGTGAACTTCATCCAAAAACAGAAACCCGCCGTCGGCTTTTTCAAGCAGGCCGGGCCTGTCCGTATCCGCGCCCGTATACGCTCCTTTTTTCGTTCCCATCAGCTGGCTGACCAGAAGCTGAGGATTGTTTGCATAGTCCGCACAGTTGAAGACAATAAAAGGGGCGTCCCTGCCGACACACTCTTTTTCGCGTGCGTATTGATAAATCAGTTCCGCAAACATGGATTTTCCCACGCCGGTTTCTCCGAAAATCAGAAGATGCATTCCATTCGGCGGATACAGCACGGCGGCCTTTGCCTGCTCCACACAATGGTAAAGGCTCCTGTTCTCGCGGACAAAGGCGTCAAGTGCGGATTCGGCGCTTTGAGGGGGAAGAACGCCGGCGGGCCTGTAATAAACGGGCTTCGAGCCGGATTTTTCCGCTTTTTCCTCTTCACAGAGCCTGTTCAGGTCGCTGCTCACGTTGGCGCGGGACAGCCCCAGGCTTTCCGCCAGGTCCCCGGCAGTCACGCCCCGTTCGCCGGACAGTTCGGTCAATTTTTTTCTTACGATCTCAATCCGCTTCAAACTTACCACCCTATCTTTCTCATTCATAAAAGTATAGTGCTTATGCACAATAAAGTCAAATGTGATGTTTGCTATATCGTACAATGTGTTTTATAATCAGATATAATCTGTTTTATTTAATACACATGTCCGCGGTTTCCTTCCGTGTGAAAACGACGATGCTGTTTCTCCGTCGTTTTTATGGGTATTTGTGTTTTGGCACAATTTATGCTTATTTAAAATAGTAAGGAAGAGAAAAATACAGATGTAAAGGTGATTTTGAAATGGACTTAGAATCAATTTCCATGCAGCTGCTGGTAAACAGCGGCGATGCCAAAAGTCTGGCGATGGAAGCAATCGCAAGCGCAAAAGGGGGCGAGATCGCAAAAGCGCGGGAGTCAATTGAAAAGGCGGGCCATTGCCTTACGGAAGCGCACCGTTTTCAAACGGAGATCATACAGAAAGAGGCGGCGGGAGAAATTGAAAAAGTGACGGTGCTCCTGGCCCATGCGCAGGATCATTTGATGAGCGCCATTACCGTGATCGACATGGCGAAAGAATTTATCGATTTATATCAGCTTGTTTACTCAAAGCAGGGCTGACCGATTGGGCGGAGAAAGGAGAGCGGCTGAAATGATCAGGGTGGTTCAGTTTTTAAACCAGATACAGGCGGGCCTTGGCGGAGAGGAAAGGATGGACATCGAACCCCGGGCGGAACAGGGCGCGGTGGGCATGGGAATGCTTTTGCGGACCATGCTCATGAGAAAAGGCGCGGATATCGTCGGAACGGTCATCTGCGGCGACCATTATTTTTTGGAAAACAGGGAAGAGGCCGCCGTAAAATTGACGGAGCTGATCCGCACATTCCGGGCGGACGTGGTGATCTGCGGGCCCGCCCTGAATCATAAGCGGTTCGGGGAATGCTGCGGATATCTTGCGGAGGTTCTGGAAAACCGGGAAAAAATCCCCGCTTTCGCCGCCATGGCAAAAGAGAGCTCGGGAACGGAGCTTTTCAGAAACCGGGTTTATATTATTGAGACGCCGAAGGTAGGCGGCACCGGCCTGAATGCTTCCCTGAGAAGAATTGCCGATTTTGCGGTGAAAAAGAGCAAAGGCGAGCCGATCGGTTCCCCTGAGGAGGAGGGATATTTTAAAAGAGACTGATAAGTCTGTCAGGCTGCTGTCCTTACGGCGGTTTGATACTTAAATATAATAACAGAGGAGGAGGGATCCGAATGAAGCGCATTCTTTTATTTTGTTCCGCCGGAATGTCTACCAGCCTGCTGGTCACAAAGATGCAGAAAGCGGCACAGGAAAAAGGGGAAGATGTGGTGATAGACGCTTTCCCCGAAGCGGAAATGGCAAAGCATCTGGACGGCGCGGACGTCGTTCTGCTGGGCCCGCAAATCCGGTTTGCGCTGGCCAGGGCTAAAAAATTATGCAGCGAAAAAGGGATACCGGTCGACGTGGTCAACAGCATGGACTACGGAATGATGGACGGCGAAAAGGTGCTGCAAAAAGCCCTTAAAATGTGTGAGAATTCAAACGGAGGTGTATTGAAATGAGTAAAAAAGAAAATGTTCTGGAAGAAAAGATCATGCCGGTAGCGGATAAGATTGCCAACAACCGCTACCTGATCGCGATTCGTGACGGATTTATGCTGGCAATGCCCCTGCTGATCATCGGGGCGATGTCCCTGCTGATCGAGGAATTTCCGATCACGGGATACGGGGATTTTATGGCCGGAATTTTCGGCAAGCAGTGGGGGGACTTTTTCCTGGTTCCCTATCATGCGTCCATGGCGATTATGACGATCTTTGTGATCGTCGGTATTTCCAACAGCCTGGCAAAGCACTATCAGCAGGACGGCCTCAGCTGCGCGGTTATCTCGCTTGTCTCTTTCTTTGTGCTGACTCCGTTCGTAGTTAGCTTTACGCCCGAGGGGTCACAGACCGCCTATGAGGTCGGCAGCGTGATTCCGATGGAGTGGATTGGCTCGAAGGGTCTGTTCGTGGGCATGCTTTCGGCGATACTCGCCACGGAGCTTATGCGGTACATAACGGGCAAGGGATGGGTCATTAAAATGCCGGAAGGGGTTCCCCCGACTGTTTCAAGAGCCTTTTCAGCGCTGATTCCCGGCGCGATTACCATTTATGCCTTTGGAATCATCCGGCTGATTTTCGCATATACATCCTTCGGCACCATCCATAACTTTATCTATACGATTTTACAGCTTCCGCTGGTTTCCCTGGGCGACAGCCTCGGCGCCGTATTAATTGCAAACTTTTTTATCGGGCTGTTCTGGATGTTCGGCATCGCCGGCGCGGACGTCGTGCAATCGATCATGACCCCGATCTGGCTGGCCCTGTCGGCGGATAACCTCGCGGCGTTTGGAAAAGGGGAGGCTTTGCCCCACATTATTACCCAGCAGTTCAATTCCATTTATCTGTGGCTGGGCGGCGGCGGGGCCACCCTGGGACTGTGCCTTGCCCTTTTGCTGGTCTGCAAATCCCAGCAATGCAAAAAAATCGGCAGGCTTGCGATTCTTCCGGGACTTTTCAACATCAACGAACCGATCATATTCGGGCTTCCCGTGGTCCTCAACCCCATTATGGTGATTCCTTTTATCTGCACTCCGCTGATATTGGCGGTATTGACCTACTTTACCATGGCGGTCGGGCTGGTTCCGTATCCCAACGGCGTGGTCATTCCATGGACTACCCCGCCGATCATCGGGGGATTCCTTATTTCCGGAATCAGGGGGGCAATCCTTCAGATTGTTGAAGTAGCGGTCTCATTCCTCATTTATCTGCCGTTTATCAAAGCGCAGGACAAGGAATACTGTGAGCAGGAAAAATTATATGAGAGCAAGGGCGACGATTCGGCTGCCGGATAAGGGAACGGTGCCGCAAGCCCTGCTGTAAAGGAGAATCATCATGAGAACGATCGGATTTTCGGTCTATCCGGCCCACGCAAGGCTGGAAGAAAATTTAGCTTATATTGACAAGGCGAACCGGTATGGATTTAAAAGGGTATTCACCTGCCTGCTCTCCGTAGAAGGGGATAAGGAAAAAATCATTGACGAGTTCAAAAAAACAATTGCCCGCGCAAATCAGTACGGAATGAAGGTCATTGCGGACATCAACCCCTCCGTTTTTCAGTACCTTGAAGTGGATTATAACGATCTGCGGATTTTTAAAGACATGGGGCTTTATGGAATCCGCCTGGACAACGGATTTACGGGTTATGAGGAATCGGTGATGTCCTATAATGATTTTGGATTGAAAATTGAACTGAATATGAGCGCGGGGACGAAATATATCGACAATATCTTCAGCTATCAACCGAACGCCGATAATCTTTTAGGCTGCCATAATTTCTATCCTCACAGGTATTCCGGGCTTGGATACCGGCATTTTATGAACTGCAACGAGCAGTTTAAGAGCTTCCGTATCCGCACTGCGGCGTTTGTTTCCTCACAGAGCGCAAGCTTTGGCCCGTGGCCTGTAAACGAGGGCCTGTGCACGCTGGAGGAACACAGAAGCTTTCCCATCCAGGCGCAGGCAAAGCATCTGTTTTCCACCGATTTGATCGACGACGTCATCATAGCCAATGCCTTTGCGTCCGACGAAGAGCTGGAAGCCGTTGGCCGGGTCGACCCCTATCAGCTGACTTTGAAAATTCGGCCTGCGGACGGGATCTCCGACCTTGAAAGGGATATCATTTTTAACAAGCCTCATTTTAACAGGGGCGACATATCGGAATATATGATCCGGTCAAGCAAAAGCAGGGCAAAGGACGGAAGCGGGTTCAAGCCCCATAACACAAGGGACATCCGGCGGGGCGACATCACCATCGATAATATGCTCTATAAAAACTATACCGGGGAATTGCAGATTGCCCTCAGAGATATGAAAAACTCCGGAAGTACCAATGTCGTCGGGCGGATAGACGAGGAAGAGCTGTTTTTAATCGACTGCATAAAGCCCTGGCAGAAATTTGCCTTTACCGAATAAATTTTATAGCGCTCCGCCGCACATGCCGGCCCGGAAATGAGCAAACGAAAAGAGAAAATGTATGTTCACAATGGATAAAATTTATCACGCCGAGACTGTTCTGAAGGACGTCGCCCACAGAACGGAATTAATATACGCGCCGCACATCAATCCGGAAAGCGAAGTTTACCTGAAGCCGGAAAACCTGCAGAGAACGGGCTCCTTTAAAGTCCGCGGCGCGTATTATAAAATTTCACGGCTGTCCTCAGCAGAGCAGGCAAAAGGCGTCATTGCCTGCTCCGCGGGGAATCACGCGCAGGGCGTGGCCTTTGCCGCGGCAAAAAGAGGAATTCCGTCCCTGATCTGCATTCCGGAGGGGGCGCCGATTTCAAAGATCGAAGCGACCAAAAGCTACGGCGCGCAGGTGTGCCTTGTAAAAGGCGTGTACGACGAC
Proteins encoded in this region:
- the ptsP gene encoding phosphoenolpyruvate--protein phosphotransferase, with product MKKGIGVSKGYAVGKAYVIDTDAALRFQKTAENPAAEADRLTKAMELSKKQIEEIVKKAREKLDAKNAEIIESHLNFIDDPALTGEAFHRIKQESVTAEQALSDVTRTLYDTFSAFEDGYMKERAADIKDVGSRILRNLTGQSGEINFAGLPAGTVLFAHDLKPSDTAQIDREKVSALVTETGGETSHTAILAKALDIPAVVGCRDILADVRGGDTVIVDGVSGEVLVRPDTALIKKYRALEKRFSQKKEDGKRTVGAKIRSGDGRQILVAANIGGIKDIEAALKNGAEGVGLFRTEFLYMNRTSMPTEEEQFRIYRQAAELLDGRPLTIRTLDIGGDKSLPYLPMDKESNPFLGLRAIRLCLRNPGLFQTQLRAILRASAFGNIQIMFPMISCMEELGRAKGALNTCKLQLEQEGVRFCPSIPTGMMIEIPSAALTAEEFAKQVDFFSIGTNDLTQYTLAADRMNESISDLYNPLHPAVLRLIRMTISAAHQSGIPCCLCGELASNERAVPLLLEYGLDEFSVSPGMIAETRSTLLRCIGT
- the celB gene encoding PTS cellobiose transporter subunit IIC; this translates as MSKKENVLEEKIMPVADKIANNRYLIAIRDGFMLAMPLLIIGAMSLLIEEFPITGYGDFMAGIFGKQWGDFFLVPYHASMAIMTIFVIVGISNSLAKHYQQDGLSCAVISLVSFFVLTPFVVSFTPEGSQTAYEVGSVIPMEWIGSKGLFVGMLSAILATELMRYITGKGWVIKMPEGVPPTVSRAFSALIPGAITIYAFGIIRLIFAYTSFGTIHNFIYTILQLPLVSLGDSLGAVLIANFFIGLFWMFGIAGADVVQSIMTPIWLALSADNLAAFGKGEALPHIITQQFNSIYLWLGGGGATLGLCLALLLVCKSQQCKKIGRLAILPGLFNINEPIIFGLPVVLNPIMVIPFICTPLILAVLTYFTMAVGLVPYPNGVVIPWTTPPIIGGFLISGIRGAILQIVEVAVSFLIYLPFIKAQDKEYCEQEKLYESKGDDSAAG
- a CDS encoding PTS sugar transporter subunit IIB; the protein is MKRILLFCSAGMSTSLLVTKMQKAAQEKGEDVVIDAFPEAEMAKHLDGADVVLLGPQIRFALARAKKLCSEKGIPVDVVNSMDYGMMDGEKVLQKALKMCENSNGGVLK
- a CDS encoding HPr family phosphocarrier protein, which produces MTSQTVQISNKVGLHARPASMLVTAAGRYDSEIIIKNGSRSAVAKSMISLLALQAKMNDIVTIQADGKDEKKAVAELTQLIQSKFGED
- a CDS encoding PTS lactose/cellobiose transporter subunit IIA is translated as MDLESISMQLLVNSGDAKSLAMEAIASAKGGEIAKARESIEKAGHCLTEAHRFQTEIIQKEAAGEIEKVTVLLAHAQDHLMSAITVIDMAKEFIDLYQLVYSKQG
- a CDS encoding sigma 54-interacting transcriptional regulator; the encoded protein is MKRIEIVRKKLTELSGERGVTAGDLAESLGLSRANVSSDLNRLCEEEKAEKSGSKPVYYRPAGVLPPQSAESALDAFVRENRSLYHCVEQAKAAVLYPPNGMHLLIFGETGVGKSMFAELIYQYAREKECVGRDAPFIVFNCADYANNPQLLVSQLMGTKKGAYTGADTDRPGLLEKADGGFLFLDEVHRLPPQGQEMLFTFIDRGVYRRLGEADLERRAKVLLLCATTEDPDSTLLKTFVRRIPMIIKIPSLSERSMEERLNLISGFFRKESMRLNKPISVSVNSMRSLLSYHCPNNVGQLRNDIQIICAKAYSDLVSGKKEDLRIVSFDLPSYIKEGLYLETTHRQIWNRFIGINKRYCVFDSGSKELLFRNNEDAENIYEMIDTRMQELKGIGADEEEISRQIDKEIHLYFEKYTELSSHPQDFSSITNLVGAEIVQTVDRILAHAEEKLERSFGNNIRYGMAVHIYNSVNRVKRGRRIVNPQLNVIRKEHDAEFTVALESLKLVDREFDITMPIDEAGFLAVFLCLDHPMAGERNERIQVIVIAHGVSTATSMAGAANRLLGMDCVAGIDASLDENPQKVYTGLKEYLLGRPRKSDLLLLVDMGSLTDFSTALENELGIHVKTIPLVSTLHVIEAGRKAALGYPLDYVYHETLSVNDLLSETDPLAPNKGQLPKLFILTVCTTGEGSAQVIKNILDSQLDYHNSLCETVALKLVEEESISSRLDSISRIGKILCVVSSFSIDLAVPHFDLADVFDRKAVPEIQSLIDTENTFEEIGRTLSNMLKNLNSKNIFNDIREVIQEIESRTQRRLLTDSLIGVLCHVGCLIDRLIGNITIEEFPDRDAYIKNNREIFEIIKASCGRLEQKFKVLIPDDEICYIASFFAAENCVSPA
- the rpoN gene encoding RNA polymerase factor sigma-54, which translates into the protein MELLYVKNQTQRQSQSQKLKLTAEMRESLALLQMPLVELQQRVEEAVMENPVLEYDGDDSQEDPMFSDCALGDDGESYQDTETALEIVKMFSLDSCAPGARQPFYGDQENFNPYATLSAEDTFTDCLLRQLGERKVDRTIGRICSYIIQDLTEKGYLGSSVEELSRHFGLPVEKIKEAVKIIQTMQPPGVGAANITECLLLQLGRCTECDAAMVKEIIEKYLGLLSENKIQVIANRLGISLQAAEKMCDFIRGLNPIPSRGFQTDRSGGYVIPEAAICKDGQGGFFIRNNEKAFPHLRISEFYQKLLLEENDRETLLYLKDKTKQASFLIKQLSSRKSTVLRVLEKIVELQKDYFEHGVSCLKPMSIAEVADRLHLHQSTVSRAISGKYVVCSSGTVSIKSLFTSKIRSRGKEDCFSSLQIKETIRSLIEHENKSAPLSDQKITRSLQEKGIDISRRTVAKYRYEMEIPAAEKRKMYQ
- a CDS encoding DUF871 domain-containing protein; this encodes MRTIGFSVYPAHARLEENLAYIDKANRYGFKRVFTCLLSVEGDKEKIIDEFKKTIARANQYGMKVIADINPSVFQYLEVDYNDLRIFKDMGLYGIRLDNGFTGYEESVMSYNDFGLKIELNMSAGTKYIDNIFSYQPNADNLLGCHNFYPHRYSGLGYRHFMNCNEQFKSFRIRTAAFVSSQSASFGPWPVNEGLCTLEEHRSFPIQAQAKHLFSTDLIDDVIIANAFASDEELEAVGRVDPYQLTLKIRPADGISDLERDIIFNKPHFNRGDISEYMIRSSKSRAKDGSGFKPHNTRDIRRGDITIDNMLYKNYTGELQIALRDMKNSGSTNVVGRIDEEELFLIDCIKPWQKFAFTE
- a CDS encoding glycine/betaine/sarcosine/D-proline family reductase selenoprotein B; protein product: MIRVVQFLNQIQAGLGGEERMDIEPRAEQGAVGMGMLLRTMLMRKGADIVGTVICGDHYFLENREEAAVKLTELIRTFRADVVICGPALNHKRFGECCGYLAEVLENREKIPAFAAMAKESSGTELFRNRVYIIETPKVGGTGLNASLRRIADFAVKKSKGEPIGSPEEEGYFKRD